A genomic window from Variovorax paradoxus includes:
- a CDS encoding helix-turn-helix domain-containing protein, whose protein sequence is MESIATRALAARKFAKMTQKQAEAASGVKQSSISKIERGDVSRSMSVLALARAYRADPNWLDTGDGPAPWDEDQIRQARDKANEPPGPYRVTHIAPLIPSFSPRTPGTVPLISWADAANWDSHEVSQQPRAERWIPCIAHHSLQSYALRVRGDSMTASSGHLKSYPAESIVFVDTSLRKPEDGERIIAKLEDSGEVTFKVYKEDDGRRWLLPLNPKHEPVREAFTVLGTVVGKWEDED, encoded by the coding sequence ATGGAGAGCATTGCCACACGCGCATTGGCCGCGCGCAAATTCGCCAAGATGACCCAGAAGCAGGCCGAGGCGGCTTCCGGCGTCAAACAGTCCAGCATTTCCAAGATCGAGCGGGGGGACGTCAGCCGGTCGATGAGCGTGCTCGCGCTGGCGCGCGCCTACCGCGCCGATCCGAACTGGCTCGACACCGGCGACGGCCCTGCCCCTTGGGACGAAGACCAGATCCGCCAGGCCCGCGACAAGGCCAACGAGCCGCCGGGCCCCTACCGGGTGACGCACATTGCGCCATTGATTCCGTCGTTCTCGCCCCGCACGCCCGGCACCGTGCCCCTCATTTCCTGGGCGGATGCCGCCAACTGGGACAGCCACGAAGTCTCGCAACAGCCGCGTGCCGAGCGCTGGATTCCCTGCATCGCCCACCACAGCCTCCAGAGCTACGCCCTGCGCGTGCGCGGCGACAGCATGACGGCGTCCAGCGGCCATCTGAAGAGCTATCCCGCGGAGTCGATCGTGTTCGTCGATACGTCGCTGAGGAAGCCCGAGGACGGTGAACGCATCATCGCGAAGCTCGAGGACAGCGGAGAGGTCACCTTCAAGGTCTACAAGGAAGACGACGGCCGACGCTGGCTGCTGCCGCTGAATCCGAAGCACGAGCCGGTGCGCGAGGCCTTCACCGTGCTGGGCACCGTGGTCGGCAAATGGGAAGACGAAGACTGA
- a CDS encoding fasciclin domain-containing protein — MQRKLHRLAAVSLAIALSAGAVSALAASVMVGGAPMLPTKDIIDNAVNSKDHTTLVAAVKAAGLVDTLKGPGPFTVFAPTNAAFAALPAGTVDTLLKPESKDALTGVLTYHVVTGKLDAAALKKEIKAGKGSAELKTVAGGTLVAKEKSGKITLTDEKGGTATVTIPNVYQSNGVIHVVNKVLLPK, encoded by the coding sequence ATGCAGCGCAAACTTCATCGCCTCGCCGCGGTCTCTCTCGCCATCGCACTGTCCGCCGGCGCAGTTTCGGCCCTTGCGGCTTCGGTCATGGTGGGCGGCGCGCCGATGTTGCCGACCAAGGACATCATCGACAACGCAGTCAACTCCAAGGACCACACGACGCTGGTTGCCGCGGTCAAGGCTGCTGGCCTGGTCGACACGCTCAAGGGCCCCGGTCCGTTCACCGTGTTCGCGCCCACCAACGCCGCCTTCGCCGCACTGCCGGCCGGCACCGTCGATACCCTGCTCAAGCCCGAAAGCAAAGACGCCCTGACCGGTGTGCTGACCTACCACGTGGTGACCGGCAAGCTGGACGCAGCCGCGCTGAAGAAAGAGATCAAGGCAGGCAAAGGCTCGGCCGAACTCAAGACCGTGGCCGGCGGCACGCTCGTAGCCAAGGAAAAGAGCGGCAAGATCACCCTCACCGACGAGAAAGGCGGCACCGCCACGGTGACGATCCCCAACGTCTACCAGTCGAACGGCGTGATCCACGTGGTCAACAAGGTGCTCCTCCCCAAGTAA
- a CDS encoding XRE family transcriptional regulator, with protein MKPRELVLALRAMGLTQKQIEQRTGIPQPTVSKIGLGRVGDVMSRHYLALLAAYEQRVREEALEPAPQVFRQPSVNE; from the coding sequence ATGAAGCCACGCGAGTTGGTGCTGGCGCTGAGGGCCATGGGGCTCACGCAGAAGCAGATCGAACAGAGAACCGGTATTCCGCAGCCAACGGTCAGCAAGATCGGCCTGGGTCGGGTGGGCGACGTGATGTCGCGCCACTACCTCGCGCTGCTGGCCGCTTATGAGCAGCGGGTGAGGGAAGAGGCGCTGGAGCCCGCGCCGCAGGTCTTTCGCCAGCCGTCCGTCAATGAATAG